The Halobacillus amylolyticus nucleotide sequence TTGTTTGGCTCCCTGCCATCCTTACCGTCCCGCCAAATGTACCAATCGCGCTTCGGGTTGTCCTTCGAAGAACGTGATTCAACAAACCATGGATGCTCGTCACTTGTATGGTTAAGCACAAGGTCAATAATCAGCTTCATACCACGTTTATGAACCTCATTTAATAGCTGATCGAAATCAGCCATCGTTCCGAATTCTTCTAAAATATCCTTATAATCAGATATATCGTAGCCGTTATCGTCTTTAGGAGATTTGTACATGGGACAGATCCAGATAAAATCGATTCCTAAATCCTTAATGTAATCCAGACGGTCAATCATACCTTGTAAGTCGCCAATACCGTCCCCGTTTGAATCCTGGAAGCTTCTTGGGTAAACCTGATACCCAACTGCTTCTTTCCACCAAACCTTCTCCATAATTATAACCTCCCTTAATAAACTTGTTTCTTTACCGTAATGCTCGGAGACACGACGAAACAATTCGTTTCCAAAAGATCGTATATAATAAAATGTTCAATATTTGTGCAAACGTTTTCCTGAACTAGGTCATATCTTAGCTGATTTTCTTGGATCTGACAATAGTATCCTATTGAAAAAAGCTGTGCTCTCAGGGAATAAGTCTTTTCGATTTGAAGTATGTCTTGATATAATAAGGTTTGGTAGTACTACGTAGGGAAGGAGGGAACGTCGTGAAAAAAAGCTTGATATCTTTAATGGGGATGTTAACGTTATTTTTCATGGTTTACACTCATCCAACCGAAAGGCTTGAGCAATATGCCACAGATTCATTGGATGAGCCGATGGTAACGGAAGCATACGTGAATGCTGAAGTTAAGGCAATCACCGTATCTCAAACGACGATCGTTCCTAATTGGAAGGGTGAATTTACACTTCCTGCCTCAGTAGTCAAACCACTTCCTCTACAAACGTCTATCCCTTATGAATTTAGCTTCGAAAGGCTCTATTCATCCGATTCATCAGGGTTTATTGACGTTATAAAATACCAATCAAACTACCTCTGATCACTCATATACAAATTTCTCATAATCCCTATCCCTATAGGCTTTTTTTCTATGGGAAAAAATAGGCTTAGACAAGATTTTTTTGAGTGAAAGCTTGTTTAAAGTGCATAAGATTAAAAGGAGAGTTGTATATGTCATCTAAACTAAAATCTTATAAAGCGGAAATGCTTGAATATTATTTCATGTTACTCCTCGTTTTAGCATTGTTTTTCGGTGTTATCTTTTTGTCAGGTGTACTGACAGGAACGAATTGGGCTGCTTATTTCCCTGGTTTCTCTTGGGGTATGCTCTTGAAGTGGGGAATCTTCTGATCTGATCATTGCTTTTTAACTTAAAAGCATTGGTTTAACAAGAGAGAAGTGCAATGGACGTACGATAGTTACGTATGTCCATAAGAACTTGCCCTTTATGTTGTATTTTTCTAAGGCAGATACTTCTATAAAACACTGCTGCAACAAGTCTGATTAGTGGATTATTATCAGAAAATATATTAATCTTAACTTAGTAGTTTTGACCGAAAAGGAAAATAGTTTTAGGGCGAGTAAACAGCTAGTTTTTAGCTGGGATCTGTTATTTTAAAGGTGGGTTATATGGACTTTAGTGTTGAATCAATTATATTATTACTATCAATCATGCTATTAACTGGCGTATTGACTACAAAGTTTTCCATACGCTTAGGGATGCCCTCTCTAATCTTGTTCTTGGTGGCTGGAATGCTTTTAAATAACTATATCTATTTTGAAAATGCAAAACTTGCCCAATTGATCGGGATCTTTGCCTTGATTATCATCCTTTTTGATGGTGGTACACAAACAAAGTGGAAGGATATCAAGCCGATTGCAGGCGCAGCCAGTTCACTTGCGACCGCAGGGGTGCTGATAACTTCATTTGTTACAGGGGCTGCGGCTGTTTATATATTTGGTCTTTCATGGCTTGAAGGGTTGCTGCTAGGTGCGATCGTTGGTTCAACTGATGCAGCAGCTGTATTCTCCGTTTTAGGTAATAAAAACATAAAGAAGAAGATCACATCGACCTTGGAGGCAGAATCTGGGACGAACGATCCGATGGCCGTTTTCTTAACGATCATCTTCATTGACCTAATCCAAATTCCTGAGACGTCTGTTTGGGAAGCGATAGGAAGCTTTTTTGTAGAAATGGGATTAGGGCTAATCGCTGGATTATTGCTAGGGAAGTTGACCGTTTTTGTTGTTAACAAAATTGACTTGGATTCATCAGGACTTTACCCTGTGCTTGCTTTATCGTTTGCTATCTTTACATACGCCTTCACTGCTACTATTGGCGGGAGTGGCCTATTAGCCGTATATATTATGGCTGTTTTTGTAGGGAATAGCGACTTAATGTATCGCTTCGCAATTCTTCGTTTTAATGAAGGATTCGGATGGATGATGCAAATCCTCATGTTTATGATGCTTGGTCTTTTGTCTTTTCCAAGTCAGCTGTTAGGAGTGGCATGGAAAGGGATTCTCTTATCCATCATATTGATGTTCATCGCAAGACCGATCGGAGTATTTATCAGTACGCTCGGAATGAACTATAACCTTAAGGAGAAAACCTTCATATCATGGGCAGGATTGAAAGGTGCCGTACCGATCGTGCTAGCCACATACCCCCTTATAGACAATGTGGAAAACAGCGATCTCATCTTTAATGCTGTATTCTTCGTTGTTATCATATCCGCATTAGTCCAGGGCAGCACCTTATCATGGGTAGGTTCACGTTTGAAATTAGCAGGTGATCCGAAGAATCGTTCGATTGGTGAACTTGAATTAATTAACCTAGGGAAAACAGAAACAGAAATTATCGAAGTAACGCTTGGTGAAGATTCACCTATAACTGGCCGTGAACTCAACGATATTGATTTTCCAAAAGAAACGATTATCGTAACGATTGCCCGTGGAGATGAAGTGATCACACCAACCGGGGACTCAATCATGCAAGCCTATGATACCGTTTATGTCCTAACACAGAAAAAGAAACGTAAAGAAGTGAGAAAACTGTTGACAGTTAAAGGGCAGGAAACAGCTAAGAAGAATAATTAATCCTGTAGTAGGTGTACTGAAGTTTAGGATGTAAGGCTAAATATACGATGTCATGATAATTCTAAGCAAATCTAATAAATAGATAAAGAACCACAAACCTTCAGATAAGGTTTGTGGTTCTTTGAAATTACTCCTATTTCAGGCTTTTCGACAGTGCGATTGTTATTATGAGACTAGCTTTTCACACTCATCTGCACATTTGCGACATGCTTCTGCACACTTTTGACAATGGTCGTGGTTATGTTTGGCACACTCATCACCACATTGGCGGCAGGCTTTAGCACATAATTGAGCGTATTCCCTTACAAAAGGTGTATCACGAGTTAATGCTTGCTCGAAGGAGGCGCAAATATCTGCACATTCACGGTCGAGCCGTATGCATTCGGCCATATCTTTCACATGGTCTTCTTGCAGACAAGACGTGAAGCAGTGGTTGCAGGCTTCCATACACTCGTGTAACACTTTAATTACATTTTGATATTGTTTATGACTCATATAATATCCTCCTAAAGTATGTCTTGCTACAACTATTTCCAGAGCAACATTATTTAAAACATTAACTTGAGCTACATTTCCTCTTTAATCCCCCTTCTCACTAACAACCAATTAGCAGGATAGCTGGTAAGGAAACCCAAAATCATAGCAATTTGCATCATAAACCAATACGTTGGTTCAGCTGGCCTTGGCGGAGTGGTAAATAACACAAAGTGTACAATAGCCATCCAGCCGAACATTCCTATTTCAAATGCAATCAAGGACAACGAATCTGCCTTAATTGCTGCTTTAATGGATCCTGTGATACCTTGATCCTTATTCATAGGATAAATGGCGTAAAATTGAAAAATAATACCAAACACGTATGCTAAAATAAATTCCACCATGTAATGAGCAAGTAGTGTGGAACCCGCAATCGTCATCGCTGTTAAAGCGACAATCGGAATGCCTAACACATCGCCTAATGTACAACCAGATGAACAGTGACTGGTAGATACAAACACCTTTGCTGGCCTTCCGCGGTTGTCTTCTGTATCTGAATTTTTGGCCTTTAACCGGCCCCACTTAAAATAAGTCCATAAAGCAAACGGTCCAAAGAACCAGCCATTGATCGGCCAGACAAAATTCATGATCTTCATCATCTGAGGGTGTCTTAACACATCGACTATGATGATGGCAGAGCATAAAAAACCTATTCCTAGTGCTATCCAAGAAATAAGGGTTAACATTAGATTACCTCCTGTTATAGCATTTGCTTAACATATACCCAGTACCAGTATTTAAGTAAACGTGTGATGCTGTAAAGTAATGGGTTGTAAGTCTATTGACTCAAAATACCTGTATAGGGTATATTATAAAAAGAGGAGGATTAATAAGAATGGATGACAACATTTTGCCTGAAAAAAGTGGGAAACAACCCGCAGCTCCTAGAACAGATGCAGAGAAGCAAGCCGTGTTAAATCGATTGAAGCGAATTGAAGGTCAGGTTAGAGGGATTCAGAAGATGGTTGAAAATGACCGCTATTGTGTCGATATCCTTGTTCAAATTTCAGCTATAAATAAAGCAATAAATAAGGTAGGTTATTCATTATTAGAGCGGCATACGCATCATTGTGTTGCCGACGCGATTAAAAAAGGGGAAGGCGAAGAAGCTATTGATGAATTAATGAAAGTTGTTCAGCAGTTCTCCAAATAAGGGGCATGAATCGATGAGTGAACAAAAGAGTGTCAATGTTGGTATTACGGGCATGACGTGTTCTGCCTGTGCCACTCGTATTGAAAAAGTGTTGAATAAAATGGACGGCGTTGACGCCAGTGTCAATCTGGCCATGGAAAACGCCAAAATTAGTTATTACGAAGATCAGGTCCAACCAAATGACCTTATCGAAAAAATTGAAAAGCTTGGATATGGTGTTCAAAAGGAAAAAGTTGAACTCGATATCCATGGGATGACGTGTGCAGCATGTTCCACTCGTATTCAAAAAGGCTTAAGCAGAATGTCGGGCATTGAAACAGCCAGTGTGAATCTAGCCACAGAAGCTGGTGTTGTTGAATATGATCCAGGCTTCGTTTCCCTTGACGATATTATCGCAAAAGTGAAGAAGCTCGGTTATGAAGCGGTTATTAAAAAGGATCGAGAAGAACAAAAAGATCACAAAGAAGAGGAAATCAAAAGAAAGAAAAGACAACTGGTCATTTCGGTGATCCTTTCATTGCCATTACTGTACACAATGGTAGCACACCTGCCGTGGGATCTTGGAATTCCGGTCCCTGCACTTCTAATGAATCCCTGGTTTCAGTTTCTCCTTGCCACACCGGTTCAGTTCTATATTGGTGCACCGTTTTACCTCGGAGCCTATCGTGCATTGAGTAACAAAAGTGCGAACATGGATGTACTTGTTGCCCTCGGAACGTCTGCGGCTTATTTTTACAGTGTGGTAGAAGCGATCCGGTGGCAGCTAAATCCAGACGTTATGCCTGAGCTATACTTTGAAACAAGCGCAGTACTGATCACACTGATTTTGGTAGGGAAATTATTTGAGGCCCTAGCCAGAGGACGGACGACAGCGGCGCTAACGAAACTTCTTAGTTTGCAAGCGAAAGAAGCCACTGTCCTGCGTGATGGTAAAGAGGAAAAGATTCCTGTTGAGCACGTACAGGTTGGTGATGTGTTACTTGTTAAACCGGGTGAGAAAATTCCAGTTGATGGCAGTGTAACGAGGGGCAATCATCGATTGATGAATCGATGATTACCGGTGAATCATTGCCGGTTGAAAAGTATGAAGGCGATGCTGTGATTGGTTCGACAATTAACAAAAACGGTACACTACAAATGAAAACTGAAAAAGTTGGAAAAGACACGGCTCTTTCAGGGATTGTAAAAATTGTCGAAGAGGCGCAAGGTTCTAAGGCGCCCATCCAACGGACAGCTGACGTGATCTCAGGTATTTTTGTTCCCATCGTTGTCGGGATTGCCGTCGTGACTTTCCTGGTATGGTATTTATTTGCCGCCCCTGGTGAGTTACCTGCTGCACTTGAAGCAGCGATTGCTGTCTTAGTCATTGCCTGTCCTTGTGCACTCGGCCTTGCCACACCGACATCGATTATGGTTGGTACAGGGAAAGGTGCCGAGAAAGGAATCCTCTTTAAAGGGGGGAATATTTAGAAGGCACACAACAATTAGATGCCGTCCTGTTAGATAAAACGGGTACAGTGACGAAAGGGAAGCCTGAAGTCACAGATTTTGTTGCTTTAGAGGAAGATGAAAAAGCGATTTTAGCTGATTTAGTCACTGCAGAAAAGGCATCCGAACATCCGCTGGCAGAAGCAATTGTTGCCTATGGTGAAGAAAACGATGTAGAAATAAAAGAAGCGGATCACTTTGAAGCTGTACCTGGACACGGGATCAAAGCTCAAATAGAGGGAAGACAGATTTTCGTTGGTACTAGAAAACTGATGAAGCGTGAAAATATAAGCTTTGAGGAGCACGAAAGAGAATTGTCCCAGCTTGAGAAACAGGGTAAAACCGCTATGTTTATTGCCACTGACGGAACTATAAAAGGGTATGTTGCCGTTGCCGATACGGTCAAGGAAACTTCGAAAGAGGCGATTCAAGATCTGAGGTCGCTTGGAATCGAGGTTTATATGATTACCGGGGATAATGAGCGAACGGCCCAGGCCATTGCCGAACAGGTGGGCATTGACGGGGTATTTGCTGAAGTGCTCCCCGAAGAAAAAGCCGAAAAGGTCAAAGAACTGCAGCAGCAAGGGCAAAGAGTGGCCATGGTCGGCGATGGAATTAATGACGCTCCTGCATTAGCAACGGCCGATATCGGTGTCGCAATCGGAACGGGTACCGATGTGGCTATTGAAACGGCAGATATTACGTTAATCGGCGGTGACCTTGAACATCTAAGTAAGGCGATCATTCTCAGCAAAAAAACAATGAAAAATATTCGCCAGAACTTGTTCTGGGCTCTAGCTTACAACACAGCTGGAATTCCGATTGCTGCAATAGGGTTGTTGGCCCCTTGGGTCGCGGGTGCAGCGATGGCGTTCAGTTCGGTTAGTGTAGTTAGTAATTCGCTCCGTTTGAAGCGAGCTAAAATATAAAATTTTATGAAGGGAAGATGTTGAAATGCAAACAACGTTACAAGTAAAAGGAATGACTTGCGGTCATTGTGAGGCAGCTGTAAAAGGGGCACTACAGGAAGTAAACGGCGTGAAGGATGTAAATGTTGACCTTACTACAGGTAAAGTGGATGTCTCCTATGAGGGCGATGTAAGTCATGCTGAAATGGAAGAGGCCATTGAAGAACAAGGATATGATGTTGTTTCTTAACAAACAAAGAGGTTTTTTATAAAAAAAGATCCTGTCGTTTGCTGGTTGTGGATAACATGCTGCCCGGTATTGACAGATACGGAGATTTGTAAAGCTATTCAAAAGACCACCCATCTCCCCGTTCTGATGTTAACAGCCTGAACTGATATGAGGATCGAGTACGCGCCCTTAGAGAAAACTAAATGGAGTTAACTACAAACTGCCTAAATAGAGGTGAAGATAGATGATGAATATGAAGGAGACCTTATTAGTGACAAAAAGTTTGTTGAAGTTGTGAGGATTAATTTTCTATAAAGGTGCATAACCAGAATACTTTGCTTTTCAGCATTACGTATCGTATGTAATGGAGAGACACAGGCTGTCATGTTTTGTTGACTGTCTGTGTTTTTATTTATCTTTTATGCGACTGAAATAAGTCTATTTGTTGACAAAATTCAGAGAGAAGCATATGTTGTGATTAAATAATCAAACAAGTATTAGAATGAAGGTGATGAAATGGCAGAGGAAACGTTAAAGATAAATGCAAAGGATATATGCGATACGTTTTGTTTCGATGAACAAAAAGTGGATCGACTGCAACCTCAAATCGAAAAGGTTCAAGGGGTAGAATTGATTTTTAAAGCTCTATCTGATGCTACGCGGTTAAAGATCGCCTATGCCCTAACATTAGATGAGGAATTATGTGTATGTGATGTCGCTAATATTATTGGGTCAACTACGGCTACCGCTTCTCACCACTTGCGGCTCTTACGAAATATGAGATTAGCGAAATACCGTAAAGAAGGAAAGCTGGTGTTCTATTCTCTAGCAGATGAACATGTACACCAACTTGTTTCTATTGCCATGGTTCACTCTAGAGAAGGAAATAAGACTGAACGAGTGTGACGGTAGGACGGAGGGATCGGAATGAGCAACACAGAAAAACAAATGCAGGAAAGCTGTTGTAAAGAGGATCATTGTTCATCAAAGCAGGCTTCTCAAACGGCTCCAAATTCAGAAGAAAACACTTCATGTTTTGAAGATGAACCATGTGGAAATATAAGCGATCAGAATTCTCAGATGGCAGCCCAAACTTCTGCCTGCTGTGGGGACAATGATTGTAAGGGGAACAAAGAGATTGATGATCAAGGTACGACGTCGCTTGAAACGTTCGAGTATCAGATAAAAGGGATGGATTGTCCTTCTTGTGCCACAACCATCGAAAAAAGTCTCACCAAAACAAAAGGGATCAATACGGTTCAAGTCAACTACGGTACTGGCAAAATGGCTGTTGGCGCTGATCATTCCTCGGTTTCAGACCAGATTCCTAAACACGTCCGTAAGTTAGGATTTGAAGCTGAGTCCATTCCCTCCAAAAAG carries:
- a CDS encoding potassium/proton antiporter codes for the protein MDFSVESIILLLSIMLLTGVLTTKFSIRLGMPSLILFLVAGMLLNNYIYFENAKLAQLIGIFALIIILFDGGTQTKWKDIKPIAGAASSLATAGVLITSFVTGAAAVYIFGLSWLEGLLLGAIVGSTDAAAVFSVLGNKNIKKKITSTLEAESGTNDPMAVFLTIIFIDLIQIPETSVWEAIGSFFVEMGLGLIAGLLLGKLTVFVVNKIDLDSSGLYPVLALSFAIFTYAFTATIGGSGLLAVYIMAVFVGNSDLMYRFAILRFNEGFGWMMQILMFMMLGLLSFPSQLLGVAWKGILLSIILMFIARPIGVFISTLGMNYNLKEKTFISWAGLKGAVPIVLATYPLIDNVENSDLIFNAVFFVVIISALVQGSTLSWVGSRLKLAGDPKNRSIGELELINLGKTETEIIEVTLGEDSPITGRELNDIDFPKETIIVTIARGDEVITPTGDSIMQAYDTVYVLTQKKKRKEVRKLLTVKGQETAKKNN
- a CDS encoding four-helix bundle copper-binding protein, with product MSHKQYQNVIKVLHECMEACNHCFTSCLQEDHVKDMAECIRLDRECADICASFEQALTRDTPFVREYAQLCAKACRQCGDECAKHNHDHCQKCAEACRKCADECEKLVS
- a CDS encoding DUF4396 domain-containing protein; this translates as MLTLISWIALGIGFLCSAIIIVDVLRHPQMMKIMNFVWPINGWFFGPFALWTYFKWGRLKAKNSDTEDNRGRPAKVFVSTSHCSSGCTLGDVLGIPIVALTAMTIAGSTLLAHYMVEFILAYVFGIIFQFYAIYPMNKDQGITGSIKAAIKADSLSLIAFEIGMFGWMAIVHFVLFTTPPRPAEPTYWFMMQIAMILGFLTSYPANWLLVRRGIKEEM
- a CDS encoding metal-sensing transcriptional repressor produces the protein MDDNILPEKSGKQPAAPRTDAEKQAVLNRLKRIEGQVRGIQKMVENDRYCVDILVQISAINKAINKVGYSLLERHTHHCVADAIKKGEGEEAIDELMKVVQQFSK
- the copZ gene encoding copper chaperone CopZ, with the protein product MQTTLQVKGMTCGHCEAAVKGALQEVNGVKDVNVDLTTGKVDVSYEGDVSHAEMEEAIEEQGYDVVS
- a CDS encoding ArsR/SmtB family transcription factor, producing the protein MAEETLKINAKDICDTFCFDEQKVDRLQPQIEKVQGVELIFKALSDATRLKIAYALTLDEELCVCDVANIIGSTTATASHHLRLLRNMRLAKYRKEGKLVFYSLADEHVHQLVSIAMVHSREGNKTERV